The Montipora capricornis isolate CH-2021 chromosome 6, ASM3666992v2, whole genome shotgun sequence genome has a window encoding:
- the LOC138054153 gene encoding uncharacterized protein, protein MYWNGMQAAILQESAKCSLCASYGSELPKEPMLSYKIPQGPWKFISQDLFKQGGRWYSVTVDHYSDWFEVDLLNEDITVANVISVTKTHFACYGIPDTFLSDKGPQEFLNFVKSYGFKLITRSPYYARATSKAEAAVQEAKKMLQKSDLLTGRLDHWNTPPQGMTYYPAHRFLCRRTQSNLPISESLFSQSVPPVTVVHDEHLGRRAKAKAHYDKTASRDLSPLARGQFVYTRPNDRHRIEQWRHAEVLGEVMPRSYVVQTQDGLARRNKIRLRPSEPQVTYDPQP, encoded by the coding sequence ATGTATTGGAATGGAATGCAAGCTGCAATCCTTCAAGAGAGTGCCAAATGTTCACTGTGTGCTAGCTATGGTTCAGAACTCCCAAAGGAACCGATGTTGTCTTATAAAATTCCGCAAGGTCCATGGAAATTCATCTCGCAGGACCTATTCAAGCAGGGTGGGCGTTGGTATTCCGTTACAGTAGACCACTACAGTGACTGGTTTGAGGTTGATCTGTTGAATGAAGACATCACTGTTGCCAATGTTATCTCAGTCACAAAGACGCACTTTGCCTGTTATGGTATACCAGATACATTTTTGTCAGACAAAGGACCTcaggaatttttgaattttgtcaaGAGCTATGGTTTCAAGTTAATAACCCGGTCGCCGTATTATGCCAGAGCTACCAGTAAAGCTGAAGCTGCCGTTCAGGAAGCCAAGAAGATGTTACAAAAATCAGACCTCCTCACTGGTCGCTTAGACCATTGGAACACTCCGCCTCAGGGTATGACTTACTACCCAGCACACAGGTTTCTCTGCCGACGAACACAGTCTAACTTGCCAATATCTGAGTCGTTGTTCAGCCAATCTGTGCCACCTGTAACCGTAGTCCATGACGAGCATCTGGGTAGGCGAGCTAAAGCCAAAGCTCACTATGACAAAACTGCTAGCAGAGACTTATCCCCTCTCGCACGTGGACAATTTGTGTACACCAGGCCAAATGACCGTCACCGTATTGAACAGTGGAGACACGCTGAAGTCTTGGGGGAGGTAATGCCACGTTCGTACGTGGTACAAACGCAAGACGGCTTGGCTAGGCGGAACAAGA